From the genome of Solidesulfovibrio carbinolicus, one region includes:
- a CDS encoding substrate-binding domain-containing protein, which produces MRAIIPVFLALFLAAGPALAGPTVEESYGPGPKPFSLATGSPGELGLLKLLGEAYCAQAGCRLDWIKAGSGQSLDMLQKGEVDMIMVHAPAAEKKALAEGWAGCSTLIGSNEFFIVGPAADPAGITKATTAADAYRKIAQAQAKFFSRGDNSGTHKKETDTWKDAGVTPSGDWYVVTKAFMTATLKRANDEAGYFMTDSSTWVAEKKNTPKLQILFSGDKKLVNTYHALCRQTDGKPASELAAGFIAFVASQKGQDIIRTFGKDAHGEALYNDAAYAKKYE; this is translated from the coding sequence ATGCGCGCCATCATCCCCGTTTTCCTGGCCCTGTTCCTGGCCGCCGGCCCGGCCCTGGCCGGCCCCACCGTCGAGGAAAGCTACGGCCCCGGCCCCAAGCCCTTTTCCCTGGCCACCGGCAGCCCCGGCGAACTGGGCCTTTTAAAGCTGCTCGGCGAAGCCTACTGCGCCCAGGCCGGCTGCCGCCTGGACTGGATCAAGGCGGGGTCGGGCCAGTCCCTGGACATGCTGCAAAAAGGGGAAGTGGACATGATCATGGTCCATGCCCCGGCGGCCGAGAAAAAAGCCCTGGCCGAGGGCTGGGCCGGCTGCTCGACGCTCATTGGCTCCAACGAATTCTTCATCGTCGGCCCGGCCGCCGACCCGGCCGGCATCACCAAGGCGACCACGGCCGCCGACGCCTACCGCAAGATCGCCCAGGCCCAGGCCAAGTTCTTCTCGCGCGGCGACAATTCCGGCACCCATAAAAAGGAAACCGACACCTGGAAGGACGCCGGCGTCACCCCCTCGGGCGACTGGTACGTCGTGACCAAGGCCTTCATGACCGCCACCCTCAAGCGGGCCAATGACGAGGCCGGCTACTTCATGACCGACAGCAGCACCTGGGTGGCCGAGAAGAAGAACACTCCCAAGCTGCAAATCCTGTTTTCCGGCGACAAGAAGCTCGTCAACACCTACCACGCCCTGTGTCGTCAGACCGACGGCAAGCCGGCTTCGGAGCTGGCCGCCGGCTTCATCGCCTTCGTGGCCTCCCAAAAGGGCCAGGACATCATCCGGACCTTCGGCAAGGACGCCCACGGCGAAGCGCTCTACAACGACGCGGCCTACGCCAAGAAGTACGAATAG
- the aspA gene encoding aspartate ammonia-lyase — MPVRIEHDFLGEMTIANDVYYGIQTLRAVDNFPISGQPISSCPELIATLGYVKKAAALANMELGAIPAPIGQAICQACDDLIAGRFLDQFPVDCIQGGAGTSTNMNANEVIANRALELLGHPKGDYAHCHPNNHVNCSQSTNDVYPTAFRLALHQTLGGLGEALEYLLAGFAAKGEEFADVIKMGRTQLQDAVPMTLGQEFSAYATTIGEDVCRLQEARSLLLEINLGATAIGTGINSRPGYSRLATEALRELTGLDLVTSPNLIEATWDTGAYVQLSGVLKRIAVKLSKICNDLRLLSSGPRTGLGEINLPRMQPGSSIMPGKVNPVIPEVMNQVAFDIIGKDVTITMAAESGQLELNVMEPIIAHCLFTGIARLSRTCRVLRDRCVDGITANREHCRSLVARSIGLVTALNPVIGYEMSAALAKEAMETGESVYDLVLRKGVLTREQLDELLLPENMMQPRFVQG, encoded by the coding sequence ATGCCGGTACGGATCGAGCATGATTTTTTGGGCGAGATGACCATTGCCAACGACGTCTACTACGGCATCCAGACCCTGCGCGCCGTGGACAACTTCCCCATAAGCGGCCAGCCCATCTCCAGCTGCCCGGAACTCATCGCCACCCTGGGCTACGTCAAAAAGGCCGCCGCCCTGGCCAACATGGAGCTCGGGGCCATCCCCGCCCCCATCGGCCAGGCCATCTGCCAAGCCTGCGACGACCTCATCGCCGGCCGCTTCCTCGACCAGTTCCCGGTGGACTGCATCCAGGGCGGGGCCGGCACCTCCACCAACATGAACGCCAACGAGGTCATCGCCAACCGCGCCCTGGAACTCCTGGGCCATCCCAAGGGCGACTACGCCCACTGCCACCCCAACAACCACGTCAACTGCTCCCAGTCCACCAACGACGTCTACCCCACCGCTTTCCGCCTGGCCCTGCACCAGACCCTGGGCGGACTGGGCGAGGCCCTGGAATACTTGCTCGCCGGTTTCGCGGCCAAGGGCGAGGAATTTGCCGACGTCATCAAGATGGGCCGCACCCAGCTCCAGGACGCCGTGCCCATGACCCTGGGGCAGGAATTTTCCGCCTACGCCACCACCATCGGCGAGGACGTCTGCCGGCTCCAGGAAGCCCGGTCGCTTTTGCTCGAAATCAACCTCGGGGCCACGGCCATCGGCACCGGCATCAACTCCCGCCCCGGCTATAGCCGGCTGGCCACCGAGGCCCTGCGCGAACTGACCGGCCTGGATCTCGTCACCTCGCCCAACCTCATCGAGGCCACCTGGGACACCGGGGCCTACGTCCAGCTCTCGGGGGTGCTCAAACGCATCGCGGTCAAGCTCTCGAAAATCTGCAACGACCTGCGCCTGCTGTCGTCGGGCCCCCGCACCGGCCTTGGCGAGATCAACCTGCCGCGCATGCAGCCCGGCTCCTCCATCATGCCCGGCAAGGTCAATCCGGTCATTCCCGAGGTCATGAACCAGGTGGCCTTCGACATCATCGGCAAGGACGTCACCATCACCATGGCCGCCGAGAGCGGCCAGCTCGAACTCAACGTCATGGAACCTATCATCGCCCACTGCCTGTTCACCGGCATCGCCCGCCTGTCCCGGACCTGCCGGGTGCTGCGCGACCGCTGCGTGGACGGCATCACGGCCAACCGCGAGCATTGCCGCAGCTTGGTTGCCCGCAGCATCGGGCTGGTCACGGCCCTTAATCCGGTCATCGGCTACGAGATGAGCGCCGCCCTGGCCAAGGAAGCCATGGAAACCGGCGAATCCGTCTACGACCTGGTGCTGCGCAAGGGCGTGCTCACCCGGGAACAGCTCGACGAACTGCTGCTGCCCGAAAACATGATGCAGCCGCGTTTTGTGCAGGGGTAG
- a CDS encoding PAS domain S-box protein, protein MDRTDFAPLFGRRLRHVRRLCGLTQARLAERSGVSLEHCNKIERGAAAPSLAVIHAFSRALGVEPATLFLPDRDAADEVGEAGIDWAAVHGRQGLFLWTPGTGMVRLAASLRRLLGYAGKARKEAWDVFFQSVFGSADGEAARAATALAGLGDRQGLGVRFCRRDGETRRGSLVLELAGADRDKLYGIGVLTDVSEPSRLERVVRAEAALIDRRVRERTARLEREADRQRREIADLAEREARYRGVFEHAPLGVALTTPGGRYIEANPALARMYGYASPRELARSVRDIAGQLYAEPGRREAMEQALADSGVVSRFEATVRRRDGSLLTTRRDVRAIPDAEGNPLYYEHFVQDSSAMDTAEHSLRRYARIIAASTDMVALVTPDGRYVFVNDAYVAAFGHAREAIVGRHATDFLDRAYFAREVAPRLAACAAGEVVHFEYWVELPARGRRYLSIHYSPWVEEGSDERYIVASLRDMTDARLAVDELRESEKTTSILYRVSSAVASEEHMDSLFRAVRNILAEAVDVDEFLIALVDREADALNYALCIGQDGPPPPIQGLSKRLTPLTRQNFNDFRETSVLVEVMRTAHPLLVTRRGMRLTGLSWPGRTPEVWLGVPIRVRQEVLGVMAVMHFADSGRYGKKEADLLLSVAEQLALGVERRRNLDALRAAKEEADRANQAKSRFLASMSHEIRTPMNAILGLTDVALRTELTPEQRDYLETVQDSARHLLGILNDILDFSKIEARQMELEVVDYDLHELARSVVKTLGVSARTKGLCLSLDITPGVPRHVRGDPGKVRQILVNLVANAVKFTAAGGVSLRLAHAEAHPDTPPHLELAVADTGIGIEPSLLSAIFESFRQADNSTARRYGGTGLGLAISREMAQLMGGDITVESVPGKGSRFVLSIPFEAGRPPASAFGQVPALGSPGGGLRVLVAEDNPVNIKLMTIHLHKLDHQVAVATSGEAALDKLAHAPFDLVLMDIEMPSMDGLTAARLIRAGGRPDLPIVATDVPIVAVTAHVSPEVREACAAAGMDAYIGKPINLEELASVIRSLDRRQGTQDLRAASLAAALAPAAQAVPGPSAAAPLADGPQGVLDTDWALARLGIDQLLFDPILTISLDELRRRLDLAEQALAGRDLSGLALHAHTIKSAAATIGAARCQELAAALEQAGNARDEAEARKLALGLRDACQDVFEAASSRP, encoded by the coding sequence ATGGATCGAACGGACTTTGCACCACTTTTTGGGCGCAGACTGCGCCATGTCCGGCGACTGTGCGGCCTGACCCAGGCCCGGCTTGCCGAGCGGTCCGGCGTGTCGCTTGAGCATTGCAACAAGATCGAGCGCGGGGCGGCCGCACCGTCCCTGGCCGTCATTCACGCCTTCAGCCGGGCCCTTGGCGTGGAGCCGGCCACCTTGTTTTTGCCCGATCGCGACGCAGCCGACGAAGTCGGCGAGGCCGGCATCGACTGGGCGGCGGTCCATGGCCGCCAAGGACTTTTTCTCTGGACGCCGGGCACGGGCATGGTGCGGCTGGCCGCGTCCTTGCGCCGGTTGCTGGGCTATGCCGGCAAGGCCCGCAAGGAGGCATGGGACGTTTTTTTCCAGTCCGTGTTCGGGAGCGCTGACGGCGAGGCCGCCCGGGCCGCTACGGCCTTGGCCGGCCTTGGCGACCGGCAGGGTCTTGGCGTGCGTTTTTGTCGGCGCGACGGCGAGACGCGGCGCGGCTCCCTGGTGCTGGAGCTGGCGGGGGCCGACCGCGACAAGCTCTACGGCATCGGCGTGCTCACCGACGTGTCCGAACCCAGCCGGCTGGAGCGTGTGGTGCGGGCCGAGGCGGCGCTCATTGACCGCCGGGTGCGCGAGCGCACGGCCCGGCTGGAGCGGGAAGCCGACCGCCAGCGCCGGGAAATCGCCGATCTGGCCGAGCGCGAGGCCCGCTACCGGGGCGTTTTCGAACATGCCCCCCTGGGCGTGGCCCTGACCACGCCGGGAGGCCGCTATATCGAGGCCAACCCGGCCCTGGCCCGGATGTACGGCTACGCCTCGCCCCGGGAGCTGGCCCGGTCGGTGCGCGACATCGCCGGCCAGCTCTACGCCGAGCCTGGCCGGCGGGAAGCCATGGAGCAGGCCCTGGCCGATTCCGGGGTCGTCAGCCGCTTCGAAGCCACGGTGCGTCGTCGCGACGGCAGCCTGCTCACCACCCGGCGCGACGTGCGGGCCATTCCCGACGCCGAGGGCAACCCCCTGTATTACGAGCATTTCGTTCAGGACAGTTCGGCCATGGACACGGCCGAGCATTCGCTTCGCCGCTACGCCCGCATTATCGCCGCTTCCACGGACATGGTCGCCCTGGTGACGCCCGACGGCCGATACGTGTTCGTCAACGACGCCTATGTGGCGGCTTTTGGCCACGCCCGCGAAGCCATCGTCGGCCGCCATGCCACGGATTTCCTCGATCGCGCCTATTTCGCCCGGGAAGTGGCCCCGCGCCTGGCCGCCTGCGCCGCCGGCGAAGTCGTGCATTTCGAATATTGGGTGGAACTGCCGGCCCGGGGCCGGCGCTATCTGTCCATCCACTATTCGCCCTGGGTCGAGGAAGGCTCCGACGAACGCTATATCGTAGCCAGCCTGCGCGACATGACCGACGCCCGGTTGGCCGTGGACGAGCTGCGCGAAAGCGAAAAAACCACCTCCATTCTCTACCGGGTGTCCAGCGCCGTGGCCTCGGAAGAACACATGGACAGCCTGTTTCGGGCCGTGCGCAACATCCTGGCCGAAGCCGTGGACGTGGACGAATTTCTCATCGCCCTGGTCGACCGGGAGGCCGACGCCCTGAACTATGCCCTTTGCATCGGCCAGGACGGCCCGCCGCCGCCCATCCAGGGGCTTTCCAAACGGCTGACGCCGCTGACCCGCCAGAATTTCAACGATTTTCGAGAAACAAGCGTCCTTGTCGAGGTCATGCGCACGGCCCACCCCCTGCTCGTCACCCGGCGGGGAATGCGTCTGACCGGCCTGTCCTGGCCCGGCCGCACCCCGGAAGTCTGGCTTGGGGTGCCCATCCGGGTGCGCCAGGAAGTGCTCGGGGTCATGGCCGTGATGCATTTTGCCGATTCCGGGCGCTACGGCAAGAAAGAGGCCGATCTGCTCCTGTCCGTGGCCGAGCAGCTGGCCCTTGGCGTGGAGCGGCGACGCAACCTCGACGCCCTGCGCGCCGCCAAGGAGGAAGCCGACCGGGCCAATCAGGCCAAAAGCCGATTTCTGGCCAGCATGAGCCACGAGATCCGCACGCCCATGAACGCCATCCTGGGGCTCACCGACGTGGCCCTTCGCACCGAGCTGACCCCGGAGCAGCGCGACTACCTGGAAACCGTCCAGGATTCGGCCCGCCATCTGCTCGGCATCTTAAACGACATCCTCGACTTCTCGAAAATCGAGGCCCGGCAGATGGAACTGGAGGTCGTGGACTACGATCTCCACGAGCTGGCCCGGTCGGTTGTCAAGACCCTGGGCGTCTCGGCCAGGACCAAGGGCTTGTGTCTGTCCCTGGACATCACCCCGGGCGTGCCCCGGCATGTGCGGGGCGACCCGGGCAAGGTCCGCCAGATCCTCGTCAACCTCGTCGCCAACGCCGTCAAATTCACGGCCGCCGGCGGCGTGTCCCTGCGCCTGGCCCACGCCGAGGCCCACCCGGATACGCCGCCTCATTTGGAACTGGCCGTGGCCGACACCGGCATCGGCATCGAACCGTCGCTGCTCTCGGCCATTTTCGAGAGCTTCCGCCAGGCCGACAATTCCACGGCCCGGCGCTACGGCGGCACCGGCCTGGGCCTGGCCATCAGCCGGGAGATGGCCCAGCTCATGGGCGGCGACATCACCGTGGAATCCGTGCCCGGCAAGGGCAGCCGGTTCGTGCTGTCCATCCCCTTCGAGGCCGGCCGACCGCCGGCGTCGGCCTTTGGCCAGGTCCCGGCCCTCGGCTCTCCGGGCGGCGGCCTGCGGGTCCTGGTGGCCGAGGACAACCCGGTCAACATCAAGCTCATGACCATCCATCTGCACAAGCTCGACCACCAGGTCGCCGTGGCCACCTCCGGCGAGGCCGCCCTGGACAAGCTCGCCCACGCCCCCTTCGACCTCGTGCTCATGGACATCGAAATGCCATCCATGGACGGGCTCACCGCCGCCCGGCTCATTCGGGCCGGCGGCCGCCCGGACCTGCCCATCGTCGCCACCGACGTGCCCATCGTGGCCGTCACCGCCCACGTGTCGCCGGAGGTGCGCGAGGCGTGCGCAGCCGCCGGCATGGACGCCTACATCGGCAAACCCATCAATCTTGAGGAACTGGCCTCGGTGATCCGTTCCTTGGACCGTCGCCAGGGCACCCAAGACCTCCGGGCGGCAAGCCTCGCGGCGGCTCTGGCCCCGGCTGCCCAAGCGGTTCCCGGACCATCGGCCGCCGCGCCCTTGGCCGACGGCCCCCAGGGCGTGCTGGACACCGATTGGGCCCTGGCCAGACTGGGCATCGACCAGCTGCTGTTCGACCCCATCCTGACCATTTCCCTGGACGAACTGCGCCGCCGTCTGGACCTGGCCGAACAGGCCCTGGCCGGTCGGGACCTTTCCGGGCTGGCTCTGCACGCCCACACCATCAAATCCGCCGCCGCCACCATCGGCGCGGCCCGCTGCCAGGAACTGGCCGCCGCCCTGGAGCAGGCCGGCAATGCCCGCGACGAGGCCGAAGCCCGCAAGCTCGCCTTGGGCCTTCGCGACGCCTGCCAGGACGTGTTCGAGGCGGCTTCGTCCCGGCCTTGA